One Setaria viridis chromosome 3, Setaria_viridis_v4.0, whole genome shotgun sequence DNA window includes the following coding sequences:
- the LOC117849627 gene encoding probable calcium-binding protein CML22 isoform X3, with product MAIRTQTLQQAAETLSIPSSLSGQLNRRPVAAMGIVASMCMEPIKRRRVEKDLDDKVAAALRERARSRQRTFRSVNSITMRLPRFKDGLRDIKDVFDQYDENSDGTIDNEELRRCLGKLQVQMSDEEADDVHRYCDIDRRNGIQFQEFVVLLCLMYLLFGPDVTRRVSEFESAKLNYVFDELIDAFLFFDKDGDGKMKRKDVTQRMNEESHQERTPSHITAQLFKEMDIDRNGKVNLKEFLYSIIRWAGHETEDDASNEGSP from the exons ATGGCGATTCGCACGCAAACTCTTCAGCAGGCGGCGGAAACGCTTTCCATCCCTTCTTCTCTCTCAG GTCAGCTGAATCGGCGGCCAGTTGCAGCGATGGGGATAGTGGCTTCCATGTGCATGGAACCCATCAAGCGCCGGCGAGTGGAGAAGGACCTCGACgacaaggtggcggcggcgctccgggagCGGGCCAGGTCCCGGCAGCGGACGTTCCGGTCGGTGAACAGCATCACCATGCGCCTGCCCCGCTTCAAGGACGGCCTCCGGGACATCAAGGACGTCTTCGACCAGTACG ACGAGAACTCCGACGGCACTATCGACAACGAGGAGCTGCGGCGCTGCCTGGGCAAGCTCCAGGTCCAGATGTCCGACGAGGAGGCCGACGACGTGCACCGCTACTGCGACATCGACCGCCGGAACGGCATCCAGTTCCAGGAGTTCGTCGTCCTCCTCTGCCTCATGTACCTGCTCTTCGGCCCCGATGTCACGCGACGC GTCTCCGAGTTCGAGTCGGCGAAGCTCAACTACGTCTTCGACGAGCTCATCGACGCTTTCCTCTTCTTCGACAAGGACGGCGACGGCAAGATGAAGAGGAAAGACGTCACCCAGAGGATGAACGAGGAGTCGCACCAGGAGAGGACACCCAGCCACATCACGGCGCAGCTATTCA AGGAGATGGACATCGACAGGAACGGGAAGGTGAACCTCAAGGAGTTCCTCTACTCCATAATCAGATGGGCAGGCCACGAGACCGAAGACGACGCAAGCAACGAGGGCTCTCCCTAG
- the LOC117849627 gene encoding probable calcium-binding protein CML22 isoform X1: MAIRTQTLQQAAETLSIPSSLSGQLNRRPVAAMGIVASMCMEPIKRRRVEKDLDDKVAAALRERARSRQRTFRSVNSITMRLPRFKDGLRDIKDVFDQYDENSDGTIDNEELRRCLGKLQVQMSDEEADDVHRYCDIDRRNGIQFQEFVVLLCLMYLLFGPDVTRRVSEFESAKLNYVFDELIDAFLFFDKDGDGKMKRKDVTQRMNEESHQERTPSHITAQLFSTTLYSSCHSFHPSLSLLAFILICRGDGHRQEREGEPQGVPLLHNQMGRPRDRRRRKQRGLSLACLPFRLRFNR; this comes from the exons ATGGCGATTCGCACGCAAACTCTTCAGCAGGCGGCGGAAACGCTTTCCATCCCTTCTTCTCTCTCAG GTCAGCTGAATCGGCGGCCAGTTGCAGCGATGGGGATAGTGGCTTCCATGTGCATGGAACCCATCAAGCGCCGGCGAGTGGAGAAGGACCTCGACgacaaggtggcggcggcgctccgggagCGGGCCAGGTCCCGGCAGCGGACGTTCCGGTCGGTGAACAGCATCACCATGCGCCTGCCCCGCTTCAAGGACGGCCTCCGGGACATCAAGGACGTCTTCGACCAGTACG ACGAGAACTCCGACGGCACTATCGACAACGAGGAGCTGCGGCGCTGCCTGGGCAAGCTCCAGGTCCAGATGTCCGACGAGGAGGCCGACGACGTGCACCGCTACTGCGACATCGACCGCCGGAACGGCATCCAGTTCCAGGAGTTCGTCGTCCTCCTCTGCCTCATGTACCTGCTCTTCGGCCCCGATGTCACGCGACGC GTCTCCGAGTTCGAGTCGGCGAAGCTCAACTACGTCTTCGACGAGCTCATCGACGCTTTCCTCTTCTTCGACAAGGACGGCGACGGCAAGATGAAGAGGAAAGACGTCACCCAGAGGATGAACGAGGAGTCGCACCAGGAGAGGACACCCAGCCACATCACGGCGCAGCTATTCAGTACCACTCTCTACTCCAGCTGCCATTCATTtcatccctctctctctctgcttgCGTTTATTTTAATTTGCAGAGGAGATGGACATCGACAGGAACGGGAAGGTGAACCTCAAGGAGTTCCTCTACTCCATAATCAGATGGGCAGGCCACGAGACCGAAGACGACGCAAGCAACGAGGGCTCTCCCTAGCGTGTCTTCCTTTTCGCCTCCGTTTTAACCGATGA
- the LOC117849627 gene encoding probable calcium-binding protein CML22 isoform X2 yields MGIVASMCMEPIKRRRVEKDLDDKVAAALRERARSRQRTFRSVNSITMRLPRFKDGLRDIKDVFDQYDENSDGTIDNEELRRCLGKLQVQMSDEEADDVHRYCDIDRRNGIQFQEFVVLLCLMYLLFGPDVTRRVSEFESAKLNYVFDELIDAFLFFDKDGDGKMKRKDVTQRMNEESHQERTPSHITAQLFSTTLYSSCHSFHPSLSLLAFILICRGDGHRQEREGEPQGVPLLHNQMGRPRDRRRRKQRGLSLACLPFRLRFNR; encoded by the exons ATGGGGATAGTGGCTTCCATGTGCATGGAACCCATCAAGCGCCGGCGAGTGGAGAAGGACCTCGACgacaaggtggcggcggcgctccgggagCGGGCCAGGTCCCGGCAGCGGACGTTCCGGTCGGTGAACAGCATCACCATGCGCCTGCCCCGCTTCAAGGACGGCCTCCGGGACATCAAGGACGTCTTCGACCAGTACG ACGAGAACTCCGACGGCACTATCGACAACGAGGAGCTGCGGCGCTGCCTGGGCAAGCTCCAGGTCCAGATGTCCGACGAGGAGGCCGACGACGTGCACCGCTACTGCGACATCGACCGCCGGAACGGCATCCAGTTCCAGGAGTTCGTCGTCCTCCTCTGCCTCATGTACCTGCTCTTCGGCCCCGATGTCACGCGACGC GTCTCCGAGTTCGAGTCGGCGAAGCTCAACTACGTCTTCGACGAGCTCATCGACGCTTTCCTCTTCTTCGACAAGGACGGCGACGGCAAGATGAAGAGGAAAGACGTCACCCAGAGGATGAACGAGGAGTCGCACCAGGAGAGGACACCCAGCCACATCACGGCGCAGCTATTCAGTACCACTCTCTACTCCAGCTGCCATTCATTtcatccctctctctctctgcttgCGTTTATTTTAATTTGCAGAGGAGATGGACATCGACAGGAACGGGAAGGTGAACCTCAAGGAGTTCCTCTACTCCATAATCAGATGGGCAGGCCACGAGACCGAAGACGACGCAAGCAACGAGGGCTCTCCCTAGCGTGTCTTCCTTTTCGCCTCCGTTTTAACCGATGA
- the LOC117849756 gene encoding uncharacterized protein, whose protein sequence is MAAARAWTTPAEEEEATAAEASSATAASKRRRLSSPQHPRGMPPTPAAAGEAAAGKEEVEAVTESVAAAAQLPKLPTLDDETYFDSNPIQESAADTILTASKFVLGLSAYIDGVLLKQCSGILMEWSEGTGTILTTADLICSRHQHVDEWLGGEEYAPNAEVSFFEIKKVMFRGTYWARAWAMLSKEEEKIDLKKNLPIDPPKRLPRFRKEVMFADDIFLLGRDKLDLQIGDGKVLNKGAGSCQRHHYMYYDGGIFPCGFGGAVIDLEGDVIGMVHSSIDFIPSSTILKCLHLWRTFRIIWYSCVPRIHLGMKCLGIKCLNLVSKEKISQKYRVDAGLIIVEVLIGSNAEKLGVRMGDIIQAVNGECIATAVQLEHMLLDICRDHLEKELAVILTWM, encoded by the exons ATGGCGGCCGCCAGAGCTTGGACAACCcccgcagaggaggaggaggcgacggcggcggaagCTTCGTCTGCCACAGCGGCCAGCAAGAGGCGACGTCTCTCCTCTCCACAACACCCTCGTGGCATGCCGCCCACACCGGCGGCTGCAGGGGAAGCGGCCGCCGGAAAGGAAGAGGTGGAGGCCGTGACGGAGTCAGTTGCTGCTGCAG CTCAACTACCCAAGCTTCCGACATTGGACGATGAGACTTATTTTGATTCAAATCCAATTCAAGAAAGTGCAGCAGATACAATCCTTACAGCCTCAAAGTTCGTTTTGGGGCTCTCTGCATATATCG ATGGTGTGTTACTAAAACAATGCTCGGGAATTTTGATGGAGTGGAGTGAGGGCACTGGAACCATTTTAACGACTGCGGATCTAATTTGCTCAAGGCATCAACATGTGGATGAGTGGTTAGGCGGAGAAGAATATGCTCCAAATGCTGAGGTAAGTTTTTTCgaaataaagaaa GTAATGTTCAGAGGGACTTATTGGGCAAGGGCATGGGCGATGCTAtctaaggaggaagagaaaattgaTTTGAAGAAGAACT TACCTATCGATCCACCAAAAAGGTTACCTCGTTTTAGAAAGGAAGTGATGTTTGCTGACGATATTTTTCTACTTGGAAGAGATAAGTTGGATTTGCAGATAGGGGATGGCAAAGTGCTGAACAAAGGTGCAGGCTCGTGTCAGCGTCACCATTACATGTACTACGATGGTGGTATATTTCCG TGTGGTTTTGGAGGGGCAGTCATAGACTTGGAAGGAGATGTTATTGGAATGGTACATAGTTCCATAGATTTCATACCTTCTTCAACCATTCTCAAGTGCTTGCATCTTTGGAGGACATTCAG AATTATTTGGTATAGTTGTGTCCCTCGGATCCATCTTGGGATGAAGTGTCTTGGCATCAAATGTCTAAACCTTGTCAGTAAAGAGAAGATATCTCAGAAGTATCGTGTTGATGCTGGTCTTATCATCGTAGAGGTATTGAT AGGATCTAATGCTGAGAAACTTGGTGTTAGGATGGGTGATATTATTCAAGCTGTGAACGGAGAATGCATTGCTACTGCAGTTCAG TTGGAGCATATGTTGCTGGATATATGCAGGGACCATTTGGAAAAGGAATTGGCTGTGATTCTGACGTGGATGTAA